The Bradyrhizobium sp. B097 genome contains the following window.
AATCCCGTTTTGGGATACCAGCGTTGCTCCATCGGGCACCGGTTGGCACCGTGCGGACCCGAACCGGTGAGCATCCCGTAGGGAACGCCAGTTCGGGGACGGCCATATTGGACAATGCTGAATTGGGAGAACGCAGATGCAGATCGACGGGCAATGCCATTGCGGGGCCGTGACCTATCAGGCCGAGATTGATCCCGAACGGGTGTCGATCTGCCATTGCACGGACTGTCAGGCGCTGACTGGCTCGCCCTATCGCGTCACGGTGATCTGCGCCGCCGAGCAGGTCCGGCTGACCGGAGGTGTGCCGAAGATCTACAGCAAGCGGGGCGACAACGGCGGGATCCGCTTCCAGCACTTCTGCGCCGATTGCGGTTCCCCGCTGTTCACCAGTGGCGAGGATGACGGTCCCGATGATTGGGGCATCCGCTGGGGCAGCATTCGCCAGCGCGGCGAATTGACCCCGCGACGCCAGGTCTGGTGCCGCTCCGCCGCACCCTGGATCAATGATCTCAAGGGATTGCCGGCGCGGCCCAAGGATTGAAGCTTTGCGATCCTTGCGATCTTGCGCCCGAGGGGCGGGCGAGGCTAAAGAGGCGCGCAGGTAAGGGCGGCTAGCTCAGCTGGTTAGAGCATCTCGTTTACACCGAGAGGGTCGGGAGTTCGAATCTCTCGCCGCCTACCAGCCTTCGCCCTGCGGGCTACGGCTCGGCAAGCCAGCCTTTGCGGATCGACCTATCCGCTTGTTCGGTTCGCAGGGCGAAGGCTGTCGCGCCGAAGCTCGAAGAGCGAAGGCGGACTGGTTCAAATCCCATCGCTGCTGTTCCCCGCGAGCTACGAGCGAAGGCGGACAAAAGTATGGCTCCCTTGATCATCATTCCTGCCGCTCAGGTTTGATGCCGACACCGCTGCAATGCTATTCTCTGCGCCTAACCGGGAACTTGATGCATGCGCAAACTCGCCGCGATTTTTCTTCTCACCATGATTGCCGGACCGGCATTGGCGCAGCAGGACCATGTTCAGCGCTATCGCGAAGAGATCGAGAAGTCGCCGGCGGATCTGGCCAACGAGGCGCGGCAGCAGCGCGCCTACCAGCGTGCGCTGAGCGGCGTGCCGGACCAGAAGCCGACCGACCCGTGGGGCATTGCGCGCAGCAATGACGGGCAGGCCGCCCCGAAGGGCAATGCCGCGAAGACGCCTGCGCCGAAGCCGGCCAAGCCCACGAGCGCTGCCGCCAAATAATCCGAGAGAAGCGGGCCAGGTCGATGAAGTATTACGTCTGCAAACTGACCGGACCGCGCCCGACCTTCCCACAGGACATGACGCCGCAGGAAGCCGCCATCATGCAGGCGCATGTCGCCTATTGCGGCGAATTGCTGCAAGCCGGCAAGGCGCTGATCTTCGGGCCGGTGGCCGATCCCGCCGGCGTCTGGGGACTGGGCGTGCTGCAACTGGCTGACGATGCCGATCCGCAGGAGATCGTCACCAACGATCCCGTCAGTAAGGCCAATGCCGGATTCACCTATCTGGTCACGCCGATGTTGCGCGCGGCCACGCGCGAGACTTGCTAGGATCGGCGCAATTTCTCAACAAGGTTTGGATCGCATGAACGCTGGCCATCCGCAAAACGCCGATCAGATTGCATACTGGAACGGGCCGGGCGGTCAGCGCTGGGCCTCCAGGCAGGCCGCGCAGGATATCGTGCTGCAGCCGGTGCTCGACCTCCTGATCGATCGCGCCGCGCCGAAGGCCGGCGAGCGCATCGTCGATGTCGGCTGCGGCAGCGGTGCCTCGACGAATGGGTTTGCGACCAGGGTGGGGCCGTCAGGCCATGTGTTCGGCGTCGACGTCTCCGGACCGATGCTGGAGCGGGCACGGCAAAGCACGCCGAAGGATGCGCCGGTCACCTATGCGCTTGCCGACGCCACGGTCTATCCGTTCGATCCCGCAAGCTTCGATCTGTTGGCGTCGCGCTTCGGCGTGATGTTCTTTGCCGATCCGGCGGTGTCGTTCGCCAATCTGCACAAGGCGCTGAAGCCGTCGGGCCGGCTCGCCTTCGCCTGCTGGCAGGAGCCGCGCGAAAATCCGTTCTTCATGGCGCCGTTGCAGGCCGTCTACAAGCACGTGCCGAAGCTGCCGCAGCTTGGCCCCGAAGACCCCGGTCCGTTTTCGTTTGCGTCCGAAGCGCGCGTGAAGCGGATCCTCGGCGAAGCGGGGTTTTCCGGCATCGCGATGGAGGCCTGCCGGCTTGAGTTCGACGTTGCGATCGGGCGCGGAATCGATGCCGCCGTTCAGAGCGCGCTCGAGATCGGGCCCGCCAGCCGCGCACTGGAAGGACAACCGGATGACCTACGGGCCGCAGCCGTCATCTCGATCCACGAGGCGTTGACGTCGTTCGCGAAGGGCGATGCCGTGCTGCTGCCCGGCGCGATCTGGATCGTGACCGCGCGGGCCTGATCAGGCTTTCTCTTCCCAGATCATCGCCAGGTGCACGATGGTCTGCACCGCCTTCTCCATGTCCTGGCGGCTCACCCATTCGAGCCGCGAATGGAATGCGTGCTCGCCGGCGAAGATGTTCGGGCAGGGCAGTCCCATGAACGAAAGCCGCGAGCCATCCGTGCCGCCGCGGATCGAGGTTTTTACCGGCGATAGCCCGGCGCGCTCGATCGCCTCGATCGCATAGGCGACGATCTGGGGGTGGCGATCGATCACCTCTTTCATGTTGCGGTACTGCTGCTTGACCTCCATGCGATAGGTCGAGCGCGGATATCCCTTCATGACGTCCTGCACGATCTTCTCGAGCAGCGCTTCCTTTTGCTTCAGGCCTTGCTCGGTGAAGTCGCGGACGATGAAGTCGATCCGGGCATTCTCCAGCGCCCCGGAGATTGCGACCGGATGCAGGAAGCCTTCCTTGCCTTCCGTGGTCTCGGGCGAACAGGTGTCCTTGGGCAGGCGATCGACGATGGCGGCCGCGATCTTGATCGCGTGCTCCATCTTGCCCTTGGCAAAGCCCGGATGGGTCGCGACGCCTTCGATGATGATGCTGGCGCCGTCGGCGGAGAAGGTCTCGTCCTCGATGTGGCCGGCGGTCTCGCCGTCCATGGTGTAGCCGAAATCGGCCCCGAGCTTCTTGATGTCGACCTTGTCGACGCCGCGGCCGATCTCCTCGTCCGGCGTGAACAGGATCTTGATGGTGCCGTGCTTCACCTGCGGGTTGGTGACCAGGAAATGCGCGGCGTCCATGATCTCGGCGAGGCCGGCCTTGTTGTCGGCGCCGAGCAGGGTGGTGCCGTCGGTCGTGATGATGTCGTTGCCGATCTGGTCGGCCAGCGCTTCGTGCTCGACGGCGCGGATCACCTGCGAGGCATCGGCCGGGAGCACGATGTCGCCGCCGCGGTAGTTCTTCACGAGCTGCGGCTTGACGTTCTTGCCGGTGCAGTCGGGCGAGGTGTCCATGTGCGAGCAGAAGCAGATCACCGGCACCGTCTTGTCGGTGTTGGCCGGGATCGTCGCATAGACGTATCCGTGTGGATCGAGGTGCGCATCGGATATGCCCATCGCCTGCAGCTCGGCGACCAGTAGGCGGCCGAGATTCTTCTGCTTCTCGGTGGAAGGCGTGGTCGGTGAATCCGGGTCGGACTGGGTGTCGATCACGACATAGCGCAGGAAGCGCTCGGTGACGGTGTGCTTGAAATCGAGAGCCGGTACCAGCATGAAGACCGCGCAAGGATGGAGAACAGGAATCGGGCGCTCAGGCGAAGTTGGTTCGCGCAAGCAAAGCGCATCGAGAGACAACTCTACAACAGAAAAGCGCCATTCCGGGGCCGCGTCACGAGCCGGAATGGCGCTTTGTCTTAACGGAGAGAGAAGACCTTAGACGGCTTCCTTCAGCTCCTTGGCGGCGCGGAAGGCGACCTTCTTGCTCGCCTTGATGTGGATCTGCTCGCCGGTCGCCGGGTTACGGCCCATGCGGGCGGCGCGCTTGCGAACCTGGAGGATGCCGAGGCCGACGATGCGAATCCGCTCGCCCTTCTTGAGGTGCTTGGTGATCCGGGTGACCATGTCGGTCAGGATCGCCTCGGCCTGCTTCTTGGACAGCTCCTGCTCTTCGGCGATGGCCGCCGCCAGGTGCTTCAGCGTGATCGTCGCCGGGGTCGCTGCCTTCTTCGCCATGTGTGGCCCTCCTCGTTGCTGAATGGCTGGATTGCTGCTTTCACGCGAATGGCGCGCCGTTCGCGTCGGGAAAATGCGTCCGGAAAAGTCCTGAAACCGCCGGTTCTGGGAACGGGCAGCGCCGAGCCCGGCCACAGGAAACCCAGACGTATCAGGCCTTATTTGATTCGGGGCTTTGCTGACTACGCCGTTTCCCCTGAAAACAGGCGACAAAGTCGCACCCGTGGCGCGAAAATGCCCGCGCTGTGCAGGGCTCCGCAACGCGCTTGACTATCGGGATGCGGGCCTTTATGCCCTCGATCCTGCGCGGATCAATCCGATGATCGGCATCCGCGGGAGTAGCTCAGTTGGTTAGAGCGCCGCCCTGTCACGGCGGAGGCCGCGGGTTCGAGTCCCGTCTCTCGCGCCAGTCTTATCAAGTACTTAGCGCAAGTTCCAGATTTCAGACGTGTCGCACGGAGCGCCGCTATGGCACTTTGGAGCGCCCCTGCTCGGGCTTGCCGGCACACATCCCGAGACGCAAAAGCAACCGCTCCGATGCTCGGGATCGTTCAGACGATTTCAACAGCTGGTTCACTCCCGACGATCGCATGATCTTCATTCACGCGCGCAATCCGACATTCCGCTACGCCCGACACGATCAGCCAGGTTTCCGGCTTCGCTCCTTCTCCAATCACGACCGTTGCGTCCTGATCCGGCAGTGCCTGGAGCACCTGGACTAGCTCGCGGACTTTCATCGACATGCTTCCTGGAGGCCGACCAGCTGGCTCGCCTTTCACGCCAGCACGACATCGGCTGATGCGGTAGTGACTATCGCCACCCAGACCAGCGAGAAACGGACGTACGTCAGGTCTCGGTTCGAGCGCGCAGCGTAATGCGCGAGCCTGACGTCAACCTTACTCTCGTGTCGCCGTTGCCGACAGTGGTCGCAACTCGTTTGAGCAGAAGCGACGTTCGCGGTTCCACCACCTTGCGGAACTCACACGCTTTCGATGGGTCTTAAAGTGCTGGAGTAAGCGAAGACAGTCAGGACATTCAAACGACGCGAGCGTGGGCGAGGGCTGACGAAGCGAACCTAACACGGAGGCGTGCCGATGAATCGGAGTTCGTGGCTGAACGAATACTACAACGACGAACTGGAGTAAGCGGACGCTGCCTGCCGAAGGGGAGATACGACGCACTCAAATGGATCGATGATCCGTATCTGTGGAACGTGCTGCCCTGGAAGGAATATCTTGGCTTCAAGGCGATCAAGGCCGCTATTCCTGATCCGCCTGACGCCGGCACCCAGAAAAACTGGAGCGGTCGTTCCGGGATGGAGTTGGGCGCCGCCGTCATCGAAACCTATCGCCTGTTGCACGATAAGCTCAGGCGGCATCTGGATAAGCCGTTCGAAGAATGCGCGATGCTGGACTATGGTTGCCGCTGGGGCAGTGTGCTCCGGTACTTCATGAAGGATGTGCCGCTACGCAATCTGCATGGGTGCGATCCGCACAAGGGCATCATCCAGGTCGCGCAACGCTCCAACCCGCACGCCGACATCGTGTTTATCGTTCTCCGAAAGAAGTGAGGCCACAAGGTATCGGTGTTGCTTGGCCGCGGCGGTCGATCGCTGAGGCCGCAGCGTCGTGCCGCGGCAAGGCGCAAGAAAATCAGGCCGCGACACCGATCGCATCGATGGGCCGCGTTGACTGTTGCTGATGCTGCGAAGCTTCCGCTCGCCATTCGGGCGTCAGCCACCACAGCAGGAACAGCAGCGCGATCCCGTTCGACATCAGGCTTGTCGTGAGCGGCACGTTCATGATGGCCTGAACGGCGATGCCTGAGGACACCGCGATGAAGCGCGGCGACAGGTGCCGCGAGACCATCGACCCCACCGACAGGATCAGGCCGCATACGAGTGCCGAAACCGGCGTGAGCGCAAGACCGACCGACGCGATGCCCTCGGTGGCGAGGAAGGAGGCGTTGAAATTGCCGTCCCGATAGATCGCTCCGAGCGCGGGGCCGAGCTCGCCGTACGGGCAGGCGGTCATCTGTCGCACGATCGATATCTGGCAGAAGCGGGTCAGGTCGCGGTGCGCGAAGAAGTCGGCATATTGATCAAGGGCGAGCGAAGGGATTGCGAGGAAGCGCAGATTGATGGCGCTGAACACGACGTAGTCCCTGTCGGCGCCGAGCACGGCGAACGCCGTGAGCCCGATGATCATCGGAATGAGGAATGCGAGCACCGTGGCCAGCCGCGGGGTGAACCGGCCGA
Protein-coding sequences here:
- a CDS encoding GFA family protein, which translates into the protein MQIDGQCHCGAVTYQAEIDPERVSICHCTDCQALTGSPYRVTVICAAEQVRLTGGVPKIYSKRGDNGGIRFQHFCADCGSPLFTSGEDDGPDDWGIRWGSIRQRGELTPRRQVWCRSAAPWINDLKGLPARPKD
- a CDS encoding YciI family protein; translated protein: MKYYVCKLTGPRPTFPQDMTPQEAAIMQAHVAYCGELLQAGKALIFGPVADPAGVWGLGVLQLADDADPQEIVTNDPVSKANAGFTYLVTPMLRAATRETC
- a CDS encoding methyltransferase domain-containing protein; protein product: MNAGHPQNADQIAYWNGPGGQRWASRQAAQDIVLQPVLDLLIDRAAPKAGERIVDVGCGSGASTNGFATRVGPSGHVFGVDVSGPMLERARQSTPKDAPVTYALADATVYPFDPASFDLLASRFGVMFFADPAVSFANLHKALKPSGRLAFACWQEPRENPFFMAPLQAVYKHVPKLPQLGPEDPGPFSFASEARVKRILGEAGFSGIAMEACRLEFDVAIGRGIDAAVQSALEIGPASRALEGQPDDLRAAAVISIHEALTSFAKGDAVLLPGAIWIVTARA
- the pepT gene encoding peptidase T gives rise to the protein MLVPALDFKHTVTERFLRYVVIDTQSDPDSPTTPSTEKQKNLGRLLVAELQAMGISDAHLDPHGYVYATIPANTDKTVPVICFCSHMDTSPDCTGKNVKPQLVKNYRGGDIVLPADASQVIRAVEHEALADQIGNDIITTDGTTLLGADNKAGLAEIMDAAHFLVTNPQVKHGTIKILFTPDEEIGRGVDKVDIKKLGADFGYTMDGETAGHIEDETFSADGASIIIEGVATHPGFAKGKMEHAIKIAAAIVDRLPKDTCSPETTEGKEGFLHPVAISGALENARIDFIVRDFTEQGLKQKEALLEKIVQDVMKGYPRSTYRMEVKQQYRNMKEVIDRHPQIVAYAIEAIERAGLSPVKTSIRGGTDGSRLSFMGLPCPNIFAGEHAFHSRLEWVSRQDMEKAVQTIVHLAMIWEEKA
- a CDS encoding HU family DNA-binding protein: MAKKAATPATITLKHLAAAIAEEQELSKKQAEAILTDMVTRITKHLKKGERIRIVGLGILQVRKRAARMGRNPATGEQIHIKASKKVAFRAAKELKEAV